A stretch of the Nosocomiicoccus ampullae genome encodes the following:
- a CDS encoding redox-sensing transcriptional repressor Rex, whose product MLKKRKIPNATLDRLPLYFKFFKQSEENGVDRVSSREISEALDIDSATIRRDFSYFGELGRKGYGYNVRALVKFFSEQVQGNGIKNVILIGTGNLGSALLNYNFTKIHDKINIAVAFDIDEEIVGSTINGVEVIDISELESVIKEINAEIAILTVPGQVGVELSHDIESYGIKGILNFTPEKLAVSEKVTVHNIDLSVEMQALLFYMKHKY is encoded by the coding sequence TTGTTAAAGAAGAGGAAAATTCCTAACGCGACATTAGATCGATTGCCTTTATACTTCAAATTCTTTAAGCAAAGTGAAGAAAATGGTGTCGACCGCGTGTCTTCACGTGAAATTAGTGAAGCACTTGATATAGATTCCGCAACAATTCGACGTGACTTTTCATACTTCGGAGAGCTTGGTAGAAAAGGCTACGGATATAATGTCCGAGCACTTGTTAAGTTTTTCTCTGAACAAGTCCAAGGTAACGGTATTAAAAATGTTATTTTAATTGGTACAGGTAATTTAGGTAGTGCATTACTTAACTATAATTTTACAAAAATTCATGATAAAATAAATATAGCAGTTGCCTTTGACATAGACGAAGAAATTGTCGGAAGTACAATTAATGGTGTTGAAGTTATAGATATTAGTGAATTAGAATCTGTAATTAAAGAAATCAACGCTGAAATAGCGATTTTAACTGTACCTGGTCAAGTTGGTGTTGAGCTTTCACATGATATAGAGTCCTATGGTATTAAAGGTATTCTAAACTTTACGCCAGAAAAACTCGCAGTATCAGAGAAAGTAACTGTACATAACATAGATTTAAGCGTTGAAATGCAGGCGCTATTATTCTATATGAAGCATAAGTATTAG